The following are from one region of the Candidatus Wallbacteria bacterium genome:
- the rdgB gene encoding RdgB/HAM1 family non-canonical purine NTP pyrophosphatase — protein MTIFLATKNRHKIAEIAAIFQKKKYEFQTCWDYPEFSDLEAPETGQTLEENAREKALFWVKRIRLPVISDDTGLFVSSLGGEPGVYSSRFAGLNATYQENVHLLLLKLSGIIERGAYFETVSLLCDPDGREILGRGRLPGRISSKQAGSNGFGYDPVFLPDGYQKTLAELTDAEKNSISHRYLAFMDLASRI, from the coding sequence ATGACAATCTTCCTTGCTACCAAAAACAGGCATAAAATAGCTGAAATTGCAGCCATTTTTCAAAAAAAGAAATATGAATTCCAGACTTGCTGGGATTACCCTGAATTTTCAGATCTGGAAGCTCCGGAAACCGGGCAGACTCTGGAGGAAAACGCCAGGGAAAAAGCTTTGTTCTGGGTTAAACGGATCAGGTTACCTGTGATCTCGGATGACACAGGCCTGTTTGTGTCTTCGCTGGGCGGAGAACCCGGGGTATACAGTTCGCGATTCGCCGGATTGAATGCCACCTATCAGGAAAATGTCCATTTGTTGCTGTTAAAGCTTTCCGGGATCATCGAGCGCGGCGCTTATTTCGAAACAGTTTCTCTGCTTTGCGATCCTGATGGCCGCGAAATCCTGGGACGAGGCAGGCTGCCAGGCAGGATCAGCTCAAAACAGGCCGGATCTAACGGATTCGGTTATGATCCTGTCTTTCTGCCTGATGGATATCAAAAGACTCTTGCGGAACTGACTGATGCAGAAAAGAATTCTATCTCGCACAGATATCTGGCTTTCATGGATCTCGCGAGCAGGATTTGA
- the rph gene encoding ribonuclease PH, whose amino-acid sequence MSERIRKLRNIRFTRNYTCYAEGSVLVEFGNTKVLCTASVEDKVPPFMKDSGRGWVTAEYAMLPRSGQIRSQRTTSTGKQDGRCVEIQRLIGRSLRAVIDMKKLGERTIIIDCDVIQADGGTRTAAICGGFVALSDAVAKLLESGKLKQNPVREYLAAVSVGIVGGELHLDLDYDLDSKAEVDMNVVLTESGRFVELQGTAEHNPFSEAELKSLLVLARRGIKKIISLQKKVLA is encoded by the coding sequence ATGTCTGAGCGCATCCGCAAGTTGAGAAACATCAGATTCACCAGGAATTATACGTGTTATGCAGAGGGATCGGTACTTGTGGAATTCGGAAACACTAAAGTGCTCTGCACTGCATCCGTGGAAGATAAAGTTCCTCCTTTCATGAAAGACTCTGGCAGAGGCTGGGTCACTGCCGAATATGCCATGCTGCCGCGCTCAGGCCAGATCAGGAGCCAGCGTACCACTTCCACAGGCAAACAGGACGGCAGATGCGTGGAGATTCAACGCTTGATCGGAAGGTCTCTCAGGGCCGTGATTGACATGAAAAAGCTCGGTGAACGCACCATCATCATCGACTGCGACGTGATCCAGGCTGATGGGGGTACCAGGACCGCCGCGATCTGCGGAGGGTTTGTAGCACTCAGCGATGCTGTCGCTAAACTTCTCGAGTCTGGAAAGCTCAAGCAAAATCCTGTGAGAGAGTATCTCGCTGCGGTTTCTGTAGGGATTGTAGGAGGTGAACTGCACCTCGACCTGGATTATGACCTTGACTCAAAGGCTGAAGTGGACATGAATGTGGTGCTGACCGAATCAGGCAGATTCGTTGAGCTGCAGGGAACTGCCGAACATAATCCATTTTCGGAAGCCGAGTTAAAAAGCCTGCTGGTCCTGGCCCGCAGAGGCATTAAAAAAATCATCAGTCTCCAGAAGAAAGTCCTGGCATGA
- the murI gene encoding glutamate racemase has product MAKTINCENHPIGVFDSGLGGLTVYRELKKILPGEKFIYFGDTARVPYGNKSADTIKRYAFEISYFLARKGIKLLVVACNTVSAIALDDLQEAFRFPVVGVVQAGVELVAGLPGQSRVAVIGTTRAIKSRAYQTLLSQKLPAARIYGQPCPLFVPLIEEGLEETVLLPATLDHYLAALRRRKPDSLILGCTHYPLIEHEIGDYFGNSTRVINSGRAVAMKVAEVLGGARSRILSSSDEFYLTDKQANFQKISRKFLGFSIPKINIIRNSII; this is encoded by the coding sequence ATGGCAAAAACAATCAACTGTGAAAACCATCCGATCGGAGTTTTCGACTCAGGACTGGGCGGCTTGACTGTTTACCGTGAGTTGAAAAAGATACTTCCCGGTGAAAAATTCATCTATTTTGGCGATACCGCCAGGGTACCTTACGGCAACAAGTCTGCTGACACGATCAAGCGCTATGCCTTCGAAATTTCCTATTTTCTGGCCAGGAAAGGAATTAAACTCCTGGTGGTGGCCTGCAACACCGTCTCGGCCATCGCCCTGGACGATCTGCAGGAAGCCTTCCGTTTTCCGGTGGTGGGTGTCGTACAGGCGGGAGTTGAACTGGTGGCCGGACTACCCGGACAGTCTCGCGTGGCAGTGATAGGAACCACCCGCGCCATTAAAAGCAGGGCTTACCAGACTCTTCTATCTCAGAAACTGCCGGCAGCCAGAATATACGGGCAGCCTTGCCCTCTGTTTGTTCCCCTGATTGAGGAAGGGCTTGAAGAAACCGTGCTGCTGCCAGCGACACTTGACCATTATCTGGCAGCACTCAGGCGAAGAAAACCGGATTCACTGATCCTGGGCTGCACCCATTATCCTCTGATCGAACATGAAATCGGGGATTATTTCGGGAATTCCACCAGGGTCATCAATTCAGGGAGGGCGGTGGCGATGAAAGTGGCGGAAGTGCTGGGTGGTGCGCGCAGCAGGATACTTTCCAGTTCAGATGAATTTTACCTGACAGACAAGCAGGCCAATTTCCAGAAAATATCCCGAAAATTCCTGGGCTTTTCGATTCCCAAGATCAATATCATCAGAAATTCAATTATTTGA
- a CDS encoding glycosyltransferase family 9 protein: MARKRILFLLPTNVGDFILSTPVLRFFQEKIPHSIWDVIVGEGASNLIEKYPLIGNLYFPENFRGFRGKMSLYDRLREFRYYAVVDLRKTAFPFLLDTRRRYYRFRKARGHAVHEYFSILRKEHVKQFPGFFTVTTEADLLSVHRILKSRGIEPNSSFIGLNPDANWDRKRWEPEKWEELIRILKDRLPEVIFLVTGLKKRLRAMPDVCDLSGELNLRELAEVLKLCRLYISNDSGPMHLSVAVGTLTLGIFGPSLPERYAPYGMKNSYYKNQSLCKICLTTSCDKDFWCLKNTDPGEIAEIALEMVGK; encoded by the coding sequence ATGGCCAGAAAGCGGATTTTGTTCCTGCTGCCTACCAATGTCGGCGATTTTATTCTCAGCACTCCTGTACTCAGATTTTTTCAGGAGAAAATTCCCCATTCCATCTGGGATGTGATAGTCGGAGAAGGAGCCAGCAACTTGATCGAAAAATACCCGCTGATCGGCAATCTTTATTTTCCTGAAAATTTCAGGGGCTTTCGTGGGAAAATGTCGCTTTACGATCGGCTCCGAGAGTTCAGATACTATGCGGTGGTTGATCTCAGGAAGACCGCCTTTCCTTTTCTGCTCGATACAAGACGGAGATATTACCGTTTCAGGAAAGCGCGGGGGCATGCGGTTCACGAATATTTCAGCATCCTGAGAAAAGAGCATGTTAAGCAGTTCCCGGGTTTTTTCACGGTCACGACAGAAGCCGACCTGCTTTCTGTACACAGGATATTGAAATCAAGGGGGATCGAGCCCAATTCCAGCTTCATCGGCTTGAATCCGGACGCTAACTGGGACCGCAAAAGATGGGAGCCGGAAAAATGGGAGGAGTTGATCAGGATCTTGAAAGACAGGCTTCCTGAAGTGATTTTTCTGGTGACAGGATTAAAAAAAAGGCTCAGAGCAATGCCTGATGTCTGCGACCTGAGTGGAGAGCTTAATCTGCGTGAACTGGCGGAAGTACTGAAACTATGCCGGTTATATATTTCCAATGATTCCGGTCCCATGCATCTTTCTGTGGCAGTAGGCACTCTCACACTGGGGATTTTCGGACCTTCTCTCCCGGAGCGTTATGCGCCTTACGGCATGAAAAATTCATACTACAAGAATCAATCACTCTGTAAAATCTGCCTCACGACTTCCTGCGACAAGGATTTCTGGTGTCTTAAAAACACTGATCCCGGGGAAATTGCTGAGATTGCATTAGAGATGGTGGGCAAGTAG
- a CDS encoding cyclic 2,3-diphosphoglycerate synthase: protein MAKKREKVIIMGAAGRDFHNFNTYFRDNEEYEVVAFTATQIPDIEGRVYPKQLAGKLYPKGIPIQPEEKLVELIKKHNADQVVFSYSDVTHEYVMHRASIVTAAGADFRILGPMHTMIQSKKPVISICAIRTGCGKSQTTRAVCQYFLDRGKKVVAIRHPMPYGDLNAQRCQRFASLKDLDKHKCTIEEREEYEPHIMRGVVVYAGVDYEDIIRSAEKEADVIIWDGGNNDFSFYKADMEIVVVDPHRPGHELKYYPGETNFRRADVIVINKIDSADSLNIELVRNHIMEINPKAVVIDAASPIFVEHYEKVKGKRVLVIEDGPTLTHGEMKYGAGIIAARKFGAAEIVDPRPFTVGSITDTFKKYPGIGTLLPAMGYGSKQIKDLEATINKVKCDLVISATPIDITRLVKVNKPMLTVTYELEEIGFPKLKDVLCKVKVK from the coding sequence ATGGCTAAAAAACGAGAAAAAGTAATCATCATGGGGGCTGCGGGAAGGGATTTCCACAATTTCAACACCTATTTCCGGGATAACGAGGAATATGAAGTGGTAGCCTTTACAGCCACCCAGATTCCTGACATTGAAGGCCGGGTCTACCCCAAACAACTGGCTGGAAAACTCTATCCCAAAGGTATTCCGATCCAGCCCGAAGAGAAGCTCGTGGAACTGATCAAAAAGCACAACGCTGATCAGGTGGTTTTTTCTTACAGCGATGTGACTCATGAATATGTAATGCACCGCGCCAGCATCGTAACAGCCGCCGGCGCTGATTTCCGCATACTCGGACCGATGCATACCATGATCCAATCCAAGAAACCGGTAATCTCGATCTGCGCAATCCGTACCGGCTGCGGAAAGAGCCAGACAACCAGGGCTGTCTGCCAGTACTTTCTAGATCGGGGTAAAAAAGTTGTGGCGATCAGGCACCCGATGCCCTATGGGGACCTCAACGCCCAGCGCTGCCAGCGCTTCGCCTCTCTCAAGGATCTGGACAAACACAAGTGCACAATTGAAGAACGCGAGGAATACGAACCGCACATCATGCGTGGAGTAGTAGTTTACGCAGGCGTGGATTACGAGGACATCATCAGATCAGCCGAGAAAGAGGCTGATGTGATCATCTGGGACGGCGGAAACAATGATTTTTCCTTTTATAAAGCCGACATGGAAATCGTGGTGGTAGATCCGCACAGACCTGGCCACGAGCTGAAATATTATCCAGGGGAAACCAATTTCCGCAGGGCTGATGTGATAGTGATCAACAAGATCGACAGTGCAGATTCTCTGAACATCGAACTGGTGCGCAACCATATCATGGAGATCAATCCCAAGGCAGTCGTGATCGACGCAGCTTCTCCGATCTTTGTAGAGCACTACGAAAAAGTCAAGGGAAAAAGAGTACTGGTGATCGAGGACGGTCCCACACTCACACACGGCGAAATGAAGTATGGCGCAGGTATCATAGCTGCCCGTAAATTCGGAGCCGCCGAAATAGTGGACCCCAGACCTTTCACAGTCGGCTCCATCACTGATACCTTCAAGAAATACCCCGGCATCGGTACCCTTCTGCCGGCCATGGGTTACGGCAGCAAGCAGATCAAGGATCTGGAGGCCACCATCAACAAAGTCAAGTGCGATCTGGTCATTTCCGCCACCCCGATCGACATCACCAGACTGGTCAAAGTCAACAAACCCATGCTGACTGTGACGTATGAGCTTGAGGAAATCGGATTCCCGAAACTCAAGGATGTACTCTGCAAGGTGAAAGTGAAGTAA
- a CDS encoding VanZ family protein encodes MRRITCAWWALTFFYLCVMFYLSGRTRLNPALSIFPGEDKLLHFIEYSGLGFLLFRSLTISGLERKPLLTAFLIASLYGGFDEIHQHFVPGRESGWLDFIADAIGSWAGARAGQFLFFFSRPYLR; translated from the coding sequence ATGCGCAGGATCACCTGCGCCTGGTGGGCGCTAACATTTTTTTATCTGTGTGTGATGTTTTACCTGTCCGGACGGACCAGGTTGAATCCTGCTCTTTCAATTTTTCCCGGCGAAGACAAGCTGTTGCACTTCATCGAATATTCCGGGCTCGGATTCCTGCTTTTCCGGAGTCTGACCATCTCCGGTCTTGAGCGCAAGCCTCTGCTGACTGCTTTTTTGATTGCTTCCCTGTATGGAGGGTTTGATGAAATCCACCAGCATTTCGTTCCGGGCAGGGAATCCGGCTGGCTGGATTTTATAGCCGACGCGATTGGTTCTTGGGCCGGAGCAAGAGCCGGACAATTCCTGTTTTTCTTCAGTAGACCTTATCTACGGTGA
- a CDS encoding stage V sporulation protein S: protein METLKISAKSNPKSVAGAIAAVIEKNGETELLAIGAGAVNQAVKSIAIARGYMAPKGIDLITIIAFAKVEVSEVEKTAMRFIVRP from the coding sequence ATGGAGACACTTAAAATCAGCGCCAAGTCCAATCCGAAATCGGTTGCTGGAGCAATTGCAGCTGTCATCGAAAAAAACGGGGAGACTGAATTGCTTGCCATTGGGGCAGGTGCAGTAAATCAGGCAGTTAAATCAATCGCTATTGCCAGGGGATATATGGCGCCGAAAGGCATAGACCTGATTACGATTATCGCTTTTGCCAAAGTGGAAGTTTCCGAAGTCGAAAAAACCGCCATGAGATTCATAGTCAGACCCTGA
- a CDS encoding radical SAM protein encodes MKIIPFFLPELGCRHSCIYCNQRLITGTGLQIPDIIPQLKAFLCSVAIPAGEFEFAFYGGTFTALPEELINGMLGTVTEFFKGTSFRGIRFSTRPDELSEKILELVFRFPVSTVELGVQSFDDQVLGKIGRGYSAEILPGVVENLRRRRTRVGVQLMIGLPAETRRTHRLNLSSLKNLNPDFLRIYPLLVLKGTELEDIYQKGGFTPLSLKQAILSCQPYLELEKITGIRIIRLGLKDEPGLSAGVIAGPHHPSFGELCRTHYFLRRIQRFLRKKVGGTFIVNPADIQYFLGYRRSNYLTIFHNYNFQLQYIADMKQPRGILKLHTH; translated from the coding sequence ATGAAGATCATTCCATTTTTTCTGCCTGAACTCGGCTGCCGGCATTCCTGTATTTACTGCAACCAGCGCCTGATCACCGGGACCGGGCTGCAGATTCCGGATATTATTCCACAGCTGAAAGCATTTCTTTGCTCAGTTGCGATTCCAGCCGGAGAATTCGAATTCGCTTTTTATGGAGGAACTTTCACCGCTCTGCCAGAAGAGCTGATCAATGGAATGCTCGGGACAGTCACGGAATTTTTCAAAGGAACTTCTTTCCGCGGCATCAGATTTTCCACCAGGCCGGATGAGCTGTCCGAAAAAATACTGGAACTGGTTTTCAGATTTCCTGTCAGCACTGTGGAACTCGGGGTTCAATCCTTTGACGATCAGGTGCTCGGGAAAATCGGGAGGGGTTATTCAGCGGAAATTTTACCCGGAGTCGTCGAAAATCTGCGCAGACGCAGGACCAGAGTAGGAGTTCAGCTGATGATCGGCCTGCCCGCAGAAACCCGCCGCACCCACAGGCTGAATCTTTCGAGTCTTAAGAACCTGAATCCTGATTTTCTGAGGATCTATCCTTTACTGGTTCTTAAAGGGACTGAACTGGAGGATATTTATCAGAAGGGAGGATTTACACCCCTTTCGCTGAAGCAGGCTATACTGTCCTGTCAGCCGTATCTTGAGCTGGAGAAAATTACGGGCATCAGAATCATCCGTCTCGGCCTGAAAGATGAACCCGGATTGTCTGCCGGTGTTATCGCAGGGCCTCATCATCCGTCCTTCGGTGAACTCTGCCGCACGCATTACTTTCTGCGACGGATCCAAAGATTCCTCAGGAAAAAGGTCGGCGGTACATTTATCGTTAATCCAGCAGATATACAGTATTTTCTGGGCTACAGGCGCTCGAACTATTTGACAATTTTCCATAATTACAATTTTCAGTTACAATATATAGCCGACATGAAACAGCCACGAGGCATACTGAAGCTTCATACGCACTAA
- the rnc gene encoding ribonuclease III — protein MDEKLTKLEQKLCYTFEDKQNLLEALTHSSYLHQHPDNTSNERLEFLGDSVLGLVISFWLFQSFPGESEGKLSLLRSQLVSGRALYKLALKLKLEEHLLAGAEFQDQEVVRKRCLASAIEALLGGVYLDGGYEAAREMVMRFWQPLFASLHTHQNYKNLLQQEIQKAGRELPVYQLVASSGSPSAPVFEIRLLLDGIEQTRGRGRTKKMAEQIAALRYLKRKP, from the coding sequence ATGGATGAGAAACTGACTAAACTTGAGCAAAAGCTCTGCTATACTTTCGAGGACAAGCAGAATCTTCTGGAAGCCCTGACTCATTCCTCTTATCTGCACCAGCATCCGGACAATACCTCCAATGAGAGGCTTGAGTTCCTCGGAGATTCAGTACTGGGACTGGTGATTTCCTTCTGGCTTTTTCAGAGCTTTCCAGGGGAGAGTGAAGGCAAACTGTCTCTCCTGCGCTCCCAGCTCGTGTCAGGAAGGGCTCTTTACAAACTGGCCTTGAAACTGAAGCTTGAGGAGCATCTGCTTGCCGGAGCGGAATTTCAGGACCAGGAAGTGGTACGCAAGCGCTGCCTGGCGAGCGCGATCGAAGCTCTGCTGGGCGGGGTTTATCTGGACGGCGGTTACGAAGCAGCCCGGGAAATGGTGATGCGCTTCTGGCAGCCTCTTTTCGCTTCTCTGCATACCCATCAGAATTACAAGAATCTCCTGCAGCAGGAGATCCAGAAGGCAGGCAGGGAACTTCCGGTTTATCAGCTCGTGGCTTCCTCAGGTTCGCCTTCGGCCCCTGTCTTTGAAATCAGGCTGCTGCTTGATGGAATCGAACAGACCAGGGGAAGAGGGCGCACCAAGAAGATGGCTGAACAGATTGCAGCACTCAGATACCTGAAACGAAAGCCATGA
- a CDS encoding type I restriction endonuclease subunit R, translating to MTAFTESEIEVLAIEELEKLKYTYVPGPAIAPFVEYIHGYLETEFAFNSGLEKRTNYEVVVLRDVLERVVNKLNSELPESARQEAIKAVLSVFSPQLINANETFHEMLAEGVPVTVRKDGQDRGERVWLVDFQNPENNEFHAINQFTVRENNQNKRPDVILFVNGLPLVVVELKNPADEHATIRKAFDQIQTYKKVIPSLFFFNVCCIISDGLDAKAGTISSAFSRFQAWKTIDGKKESSPHVSQLEVLIKGMLNKATLLDLIRNFIVFEKDKKIDPKTGLTQIETVKKIAAYHQYHAVNKAVDSTRLAVEEKGNRKAGVVWHTQGSGKSLSMVFYAGKLIHNLDNPTIVVITDRNDLDQQLFDTFAASKSLLGQSPVQADSREHLKALLKVASGGIVFTTIQKFFPENESSTYDLLSERRNIIVIADEAHRTQYGFKAKLLDIKDGEGKLSGKRLAYGFAKYLRDAIPNATFIGFTGTPVESTDINTPAVFGDYIDIYDIAQSVADGATVKIYYESRLAKVNLTEDGRRLIEEFEKEMLDDGATETQQAKIKWTKLEAIVGHPLRLKNLAKDIIAHYEKRSSVFDGKAMIVAMSRRIAVALYDEIIALRTNWHSDDLKAGNLKVVMTSSSSDKMEYDPEDPDSLVIPACHRTSKNDRRTLSDRMKDPQDPLKIVIVRDMWLTGFDVPCLHTLYIDKLMKKHTLMQAIARVNRVFLDKPGGLVVDYIGIGNALKEALAFYSKSGGKGDPAETQARALALLLEKIEIVRQMFHGFDYMRFFKVGTSERLSLILQAEEFILAQEQGKDRFINESTALSKLFALSMPHEDALELSDEIAFFQSVRARLLKFEGDGEGDGRRNYDTAIRQIVNQAVESTEVVDIFDAAGIKKPDISLLSEEFLQEVKNMKLKNLGLELLKKILNNEIKARLKFNLTEGKNLLDMLEATIKKYQNNLLTTVQIIEELIAIARAIRNMDGMAEQLKLTKDEFAFYSALETNDSAVKILGDEILKTIAREIADKVRKNSTIDWTIKESARAKLMVIVKRTLNKHGYPPDKQQKAVVTVMKQAEVMADHWVEGDNG from the coding sequence ATGACCGCCTTCACCGAATCCGAAATCGAAGTACTGGCAATCGAGGAGCTGGAAAAGCTTAAATATACCTATGTCCCAGGCCCTGCCATTGCTCCTTTTGTGGAATATATACACGGATATCTGGAAACAGAATTCGCATTTAATAGCGGATTGGAGAAGAGAACCAATTACGAAGTTGTCGTATTGCGTGATGTGCTGGAACGAGTTGTGAATAAGCTGAACTCCGAGCTGCCTGAATCAGCCAGGCAGGAAGCCATTAAAGCAGTGCTTTCAGTTTTTTCTCCCCAGCTCATCAATGCCAATGAAACATTCCATGAGATGCTGGCTGAAGGTGTACCTGTCACTGTCCGGAAAGACGGGCAGGATCGAGGGGAAAGAGTGTGGCTGGTGGATTTTCAGAATCCTGAGAACAATGAATTCCATGCCATCAACCAGTTCACTGTCCGCGAGAATAACCAGAATAAGCGGCCTGATGTGATCTTGTTCGTCAATGGCCTGCCTCTCGTTGTAGTAGAACTCAAGAATCCTGCTGACGAACATGCTACTATCCGGAAAGCCTTTGACCAGATCCAGACCTACAAGAAAGTCATTCCTTCGCTTTTCTTCTTTAATGTCTGCTGCATTATATCTGATGGGCTGGACGCAAAGGCAGGGACTATCTCATCTGCATTCAGCAGATTTCAGGCCTGGAAAACCATTGACGGGAAAAAGGAATCATCACCCCATGTCAGCCAGCTCGAAGTACTGATTAAGGGCATGCTGAACAAAGCAACACTGCTGGACCTGATCAGGAATTTCATTGTGTTTGAAAAGGACAAGAAAATTGATCCCAAAACCGGGCTGACTCAGATCGAGACAGTGAAGAAGATCGCAGCATATCATCAATATCACGCTGTGAACAAAGCAGTGGACAGCACCAGACTTGCAGTCGAGGAAAAAGGAAACCGCAAAGCTGGCGTTGTCTGGCACACTCAGGGATCAGGCAAAAGTCTTTCCATGGTCTTCTATGCCGGGAAGCTGATCCATAATCTGGATAATCCGACAATAGTGGTAATAACAGACAGGAATGATCTGGACCAGCAGCTTTTTGATACCTTTGCCGCATCCAAGAGCCTGCTCGGACAGTCTCCTGTGCAGGCTGACTCACGCGAACATCTGAAGGCTCTGCTCAAAGTGGCTTCCGGTGGAATCGTGTTCACAACCATTCAGAAGTTTTTCCCGGAAAATGAAAGCTCAACTTATGATCTTTTATCCGAACGCAGAAACATCATTGTGATCGCCGATGAAGCGCATCGCACACAGTATGGATTTAAAGCCAAGCTTCTCGACATCAAAGACGGGGAAGGCAAACTGAGTGGAAAGAGACTGGCCTATGGCTTCGCCAAGTACCTGAGAGACGCCATTCCGAATGCAACCTTTATCGGCTTTACTGGCACACCCGTTGAAAGCACTGACATCAACACACCGGCAGTGTTTGGCGACTATATTGATATCTATGATATTGCGCAGTCAGTGGCAGATGGAGCGACGGTCAAAATCTACTATGAAAGCAGACTGGCCAAAGTCAATCTGACTGAAGACGGCAGGAGGCTGATAGAGGAGTTTGAAAAGGAAATGCTGGATGACGGTGCAACTGAAACCCAGCAGGCTAAAATCAAATGGACCAAGTTGGAAGCCATTGTTGGCCATCCCCTGAGATTGAAGAATCTGGCCAAAGATATAATCGCTCACTATGAAAAAAGATCCTCAGTCTTTGACGGCAAGGCTATGATCGTAGCTATGAGCCGTCGTATAGCTGTTGCACTGTATGATGAAATCATAGCCTTGCGGACAAACTGGCACAGTGATGATTTGAAGGCCGGAAACCTGAAAGTAGTCATGACTTCTTCATCTTCAGATAAGATGGAATATGACCCTGAAGATCCTGACAGCCTGGTGATCCCTGCCTGTCACAGGACAAGTAAAAATGATCGCCGCACACTATCAGACCGGATGAAAGATCCACAAGACCCTCTCAAAATAGTCATAGTGCGTGATATGTGGCTGACAGGCTTTGATGTTCCCTGCCTGCATACACTCTATATTGACAAACTGATGAAAAAGCACACCCTGATGCAGGCGATTGCCAGGGTAAACCGTGTCTTTCTGGATAAGCCGGGTGGACTTGTAGTTGACTACATCGGCATCGGCAATGCGTTGAAAGAAGCTCTTGCCTTCTATTCCAAATCAGGCGGCAAGGGTGATCCTGCAGAAACACAGGCCAGGGCGCTTGCGCTACTGTTGGAAAAGATAGAAATCGTCCGTCAGATGTTTCATGGATTTGATTATATGCGCTTTTTCAAGGTGGGTACTTCTGAACGCCTCTCCTTAATTCTGCAAGCAGAGGAATTCATACTCGCTCAGGAACAGGGCAAGGACCGTTTCATTAATGAATCAACAGCTCTGTCAAAGCTGTTTGCTCTGTCAATGCCGCATGAAGATGCATTGGAACTGTCGGATGAGATTGCCTTCTTCCAATCTGTCAGAGCTCGGTTGCTGAAGTTTGAAGGTGATGGTGAAGGAGATGGAAGAAGAAATTATGATACGGCTATACGGCAGATCGTGAACCAGGCAGTTGAGTCAACTGAAGTTGTAGACATCTTCGATGCAGCTGGGATCAAGAAGCCTGACATCTCTTTGCTTTCAGAGGAATTCCTGCAGGAAGTAAAGAACATGAAGCTCAAGAACCTGGGCCTGGAACTGCTGAAAAAGATCCTCAACAATGAAATCAAAGCCAGGCTCAAGTTCAATCTCACTGAAGGAAAGAACCTCTTAGATATGCTTGAAGCTACCATCAAAAAGTACCAGAACAACCTGTTGACCACTGTGCAGATTATCGAAGAGCTGATAGCTATTGCCAGGGCCATCCGTAACATGGACGGCATGGCAGAACAGTTGAAATTGACCAAGGATGAATTCGCATTCTATTCAGCACTGGAGACCAATGACAGCGCTGTGAAGATCCTTGGAGATGAGATACTGAAAACAATTGCCCGGGAAATAGCTGATAAGGTCCGCAAGAATTCAACGATTGACTGGACAATCAAGGAAAGTGCAAGGGCTAAGCTCATGGTCATTGTGAAGCGGACGTTAAATAAACATGGGTATCCGCCGGACAAACAGCAGAAGGCTGTGGTGACAGTGATGAAGCAGGCTGAGGTGATGGCGGATCATTGGGTAGAAGGGGACAATGGATGA